A single Nicotiana tabacum cultivar K326 chromosome 5, ASM71507v2, whole genome shotgun sequence DNA region contains:
- the LOC142180775 gene encoding uncharacterized protein LOC142180775, translating to MEVGEPTLRFSRTNEGTNNEALLVKLDFLDEHRDLVHMKKVDQKKRMERYYNPRTNLRYFKVGELVLRKVIQRTQEVNVGKLRSIWEGPYRISAITSKGSYELDNQDGVKLPSNWNVTHLKRFYC from the coding sequence ATGGAAGTGGGGGAGCCGACTTTGAGGTTTTCCCGAACAAACGAAGGAACAAATAATGAAGCATTGCTGGTGAAGCTAGATTTTCTCGATGAGCACCGAGACTTGGTGCACATGAAGAAGGTGGATCAAAAGAAAAGGATGGAAAGGTATTATAATCCCAGGACCAATCttcgttatttcaaagtaggagaatTAGTTTTGAGGAAGGTGATTCAAAGAACTCAGGAAGTCAACGTCGGGAAACTGAGATCAATATGGGAAGGTCCTtatcggatttcagctatcaccaGTAAAGGATCATATGAGTTGGATAATCAAGATGGAGTCAAATTGCCCAGCAATtggaacgtgactcacctcaaGAGGTTTTACTGCTGA